One window from the genome of Methylophaga thalassica encodes:
- the pstC gene encoding phosphate ABC transporter permease subunit PstC, protein MVYDPFKEASSDKTLSAPPSTTDYLKDSVFRSFAYFCALSIILLVAYIIFELGSQALPAIKTHGLSFITGTTWDTNEGVFGVLPEIWGTLYSSFLALLLGGSLGVAIAIFLTQSFVHAKFEMIFRTIIELLAAIPSVVYGLWGIYVLIPLIRPGAQWLHETLGWFPLFGTDLSGPGLAPAALVLAIMILPTVAAISADAFRRIPYKVKEAAYGMGATKWEVILKVMLPTASSGILAGLVLGFGRALGETMALAMLIGNVNNINLSLFAPANTLASLLASTFPEAGQIEIQALMYAALVLLLITFIVNVAGLAVQQYTMRKFEGKK, encoded by the coding sequence ATGGTTTACGATCCATTTAAAGAGGCAAGCAGTGATAAAACACTGTCTGCACCACCATCTACCACTGATTATTTAAAAGACTCTGTATTCCGTTCTTTTGCTTATTTTTGCGCCTTATCCATTATTCTTTTGGTCGCCTATATCATTTTTGAATTAGGCTCACAGGCATTACCTGCCATTAAAACACACGGCCTTAGTTTTATTACCGGCACCACCTGGGATACTAATGAAGGTGTGTTTGGTGTATTGCCAGAAATCTGGGGCACATTATATAGCTCGTTTTTGGCACTACTCCTTGGTGGCTCTTTAGGTGTGGCAATTGCTATTTTCTTAACCCAGAGCTTTGTTCACGCTAAATTCGAAATGATTTTTAGAACGATCATCGAATTATTAGCTGCTATTCCTTCTGTTGTTTACGGTTTGTGGGGTATCTATGTGCTTATCCCATTAATCAGACCCGGCGCGCAGTGGTTACATGAGACATTGGGCTGGTTTCCATTATTTGGTACAGACCTTAGCGGACCAGGTCTCGCGCCCGCCGCCCTGGTTTTAGCCATTATGATTCTACCAACCGTGGCAGCTATCTCTGCCGATGCTTTCCGTCGCATTCCTTATAAAGTGAAAGAAGCGGCTTATGGCATGGGTGCAACAAAATGGGAAGTGATCTTAAAAGTCATGTTACCTACCGCCTCGTCCGGCATCTTGGCTGGTCTGGTACTGGGGTTTGGACGTGCTTTAGGGGAAACGATGGCGCTCGCAATGTTGATTGGTAACGTTAACAACATCAACTTATCGTTGTTTGCCCCGGCAAATACCCTAGCCTCACTTCTTGCATCAACCTTCCCTGAAGCGGGTCAAATTGAAATCCAGGCATTGATGTATGCGGCATTAGTTCTATTACTCATCACATTCATCGTAAATGTCGCGGGCCTTGCCGTGCAGCAATACACCATGCGTAAATTTGAGGGTAAAAAATGA
- a CDS encoding methanol/ethanol family PQQ-dependent dehydrogenase: MKKTTISLALMSVALPITSYADELLSMQKNPNEWVMSAGNYANHRYSELTDINKDNVKDLNMAWSFSTGVLRGHEGNSLVIGDTLYIHTPFPNIVYALDLNNDGAIKWKYEPKQNYDDTVPVMCCDVINRGLAYGDGKIFLNQADTTLVALDAKTGEVVWSDKRDDPKVGATNTGVAHVFKDKIVVGISGGEFGVRGYVQTYDLNGKSLYKAYSTGPDAEMLVDPEKTTSMLKPIGENSSLKTWQGDQWKIGGGTTWGWYSYDPDLNLFYYGTGNPSTWNPLQRPGDNKWTMSLFARDLDTGMAKWVYQMTPHDEWDYDGVNEVILADQKVKGKMYKTAVHFDRNGFGYTMDRASGELLVANKFDPSVNWANSVNLKTGLPDRNKQYSPEYNGEDTSTTGICPAAHGAKDQQPAAYSPKTGLFYVPTNHICMDLEPFQVEYLAGQPYVGAEVNMFAAEKDNMGNFIAWDAREGKIVWSDKERFSVWSGALATAGDVVFYGTLEGYLKAVDAQTGRELWRFKTPSGIVGNVNTYKHDGKQYIAVLSGIGGWAGIGMTNNLENDTDGLGAVGAYKSLSSWTSLGGVLSVFSL; encoded by the coding sequence ATGAAAAAAACGACAATATCTCTGGCACTGATGTCAGTGGCTCTGCCTATTACAAGTTATGCAGATGAATTGCTTTCTATGCAAAAAAACCCAAATGAATGGGTAATGTCAGCAGGTAACTACGCCAACCACCGTTATAGTGAATTGACAGATATTAATAAAGATAACGTCAAAGATCTGAATATGGCCTGGTCATTTTCTACAGGCGTATTAAGAGGTCATGAAGGTAATTCACTTGTTATTGGCGATACCTTATATATTCATACGCCATTTCCAAACATTGTGTATGCATTAGATTTGAACAATGACGGTGCTATCAAATGGAAATACGAACCAAAACAAAACTACGATGATACCGTGCCGGTTATGTGCTGTGACGTCATCAATCGTGGTTTAGCTTACGGTGACGGCAAAATCTTCCTTAATCAGGCGGATACCACATTGGTAGCACTTGATGCTAAAACGGGTGAAGTCGTTTGGTCTGATAAACGCGATGATCCTAAAGTAGGTGCAACTAACACCGGTGTGGCTCATGTATTTAAAGACAAAATCGTAGTGGGTATCTCTGGTGGTGAGTTTGGTGTTCGTGGTTATGTTCAGACTTATGATTTAAATGGTAAGTCTTTATATAAAGCCTACAGCACAGGTCCTGATGCAGAAATGTTAGTGGATCCAGAGAAAACAACTTCAATGCTGAAACCTATCGGTGAAAACTCATCTTTAAAAACATGGCAAGGTGATCAGTGGAAAATTGGTGGTGGTACCACTTGGGGTTGGTATTCTTATGATCCTGATCTCAATCTGTTCTACTACGGTACGGGTAATCCATCGACATGGAACCCATTACAACGGCCTGGTGATAATAAATGGACCATGTCATTGTTTGCCCGTGATTTAGATACTGGCATGGCTAAATGGGTTTACCAAATGACGCCACATGATGAGTGGGATTACGATGGTGTAAACGAAGTCATTCTGGCCGATCAGAAAGTTAAAGGCAAAATGTACAAAACAGCGGTTCACTTTGACCGTAACGGCTTTGGCTACACCATGGATCGTGCATCAGGTGAGTTATTAGTGGCTAACAAATTTGATCCCTCTGTTAACTGGGCAAATAGCGTTAATCTGAAAACAGGTTTACCTGATCGTAATAAACAGTACTCACCAGAATATAACGGTGAAGACACAAGCACGACGGGAATTTGCCCGGCAGCACATGGTGCTAAGGACCAACAACCTGCCGCGTATTCACCAAAAACCGGCTTGTTCTATGTACCTACCAATCATATTTGTATGGATCTGGAACCGTTCCAAGTGGAATATTTAGCCGGTCAACCGTATGTTGGTGCTGAAGTAAATATGTTCGCCGCTGAAAAAGACAATATGGGTAACTTTATTGCCTGGGATGCTCGCGAAGGTAAAATCGTCTGGTCAGATAAAGAAAGATTCTCTGTATGGTCAGGCGCACTGGCGACGGCCGGTGATGTTGTCTTCTACGGTACATTGGAAGGCTACCTAAAAGCAGTAGATGCGCAAACTGGCCGTGAATTATGGCGCTTCAAAACCCCATCAGGCATTGTAGGTAACGTGAACACTTACAAACATGATGGCAAACAGTACATCGCTGTATTGTCAGGTATTGGTGGCTGGGCAGGTATTGGTATGACCAATAACCTGGAAAATGATACTGATGGCTTAGGCGCTGTAGGTGCCTATAAATCTCTATCAAGCTGGACTTCATTAGGCGGCGTTCTGAGCGTATTCAGCTTATAA
- the pstB gene encoding phosphate ABC transporter ATP-binding protein PstB → MNMQTDTGEFIAKKYEPKGPVVLDCHVKNIYYGDFRAVRDTTIPIEKNKVTGFIGPSGCGKSTVLRSMNRMNDLIDSFRFEGHIQYHKHDIYSKKVDAVIVRRYIGMVFQLPNPFSMSIYDNVAFGLRLNGYKGDEEEMVVKALKRAAIWNDVKDKLKNSGLSLSGGQQQRLCIARAIATEPDVLLMDEPCSALDPIATRQIEELMVELKQHYSVALVTHNMQQATRVADTTAFLGVDISQGGRTGYLVEMDETKKIFEDPQQLLTKQYVRGEFS, encoded by the coding sequence ATGAACATGCAAACCGATACCGGTGAATTCATTGCTAAAAAGTACGAGCCAAAAGGCCCGGTTGTTTTAGACTGCCATGTAAAAAACATTTACTACGGTGATTTCAGAGCGGTCAGAGACACCACGATTCCTATTGAGAAAAATAAAGTCACCGGCTTTATTGGTCCCTCAGGTTGCGGTAAGAGTACAGTTCTACGCAGCATGAACCGGATGAATGACCTCATCGACTCATTCCGTTTTGAAGGCCACATCCAATATCACAAGCACGATATTTACAGCAAAAAAGTGGATGCTGTAATCGTAAGACGTTATATCGGTATGGTCTTTCAGTTGCCTAATCCCTTCTCGATGAGCATTTATGACAATGTCGCATTTGGTCTGAGATTAAATGGTTATAAAGGTGATGAAGAAGAGATGGTGGTCAAAGCACTTAAACGTGCAGCTATTTGGAATGACGTTAAAGATAAACTGAAAAATAGCGGTTTATCACTATCAGGTGGTCAGCAACAACGTTTGTGTATTGCCAGAGCCATTGCGACAGAACCTGATGTTTTATTAATGGATGAACCTTGTTCTGCACTGGATCCGATTGCTACGCGTCAGATCGAAGAACTAATGGTGGAATTAAAACAGCATTACAGTGTGGCCTTAGTCACGCACAATATGCAGCAAGCAACACGCGTGGCTGATACAACCGCGTTCTTAGGTGTGGATATTTCACAAGGTGGCCGTACGGGTTATCTGGTGGAAATGGATGAAACTAAGAAGATTTTTGAAGACCCTCAGCAGTTGTTAACTAAACAATACGTGCGAGGTGAGTTTAGTTAA
- a CDS encoding OmpA family protein has protein sequence MKLTKLLSAAFAIALLAGCAGNPKTTNQNIMCAVGGALAGGAAGAAVGDSDASAGGAVVGSMLALLLCPNGDEEQEVAAVEKPVCAVEPPPGALVDQNGCAYDTDKDGVYDGIDMCQQTPPGVTVDRVGCALDSDGDAVPDYKDLCPNTPKGVIVDQDGCPLAGEKVLSLEGVNFAFDKATLTDDAKQILEEAVAVLKDTDSVVEVRVEGHTDSIGSEAYNQKLSQERAQSVVDYLTSRGINGSYLIPVGMGEKFPVATNDTEAGRAKNRRVDFVVNE, from the coding sequence ATGAAATTAACAAAACTCCTGTCAGCAGCTTTTGCAATAGCATTGCTGGCTGGTTGTGCGGGTAACCCGAAAACAACTAACCAAAACATTATGTGTGCAGTTGGTGGTGCTTTAGCTGGTGGTGCTGCTGGTGCTGCTGTTGGTGACTCTGATGCTTCTGCTGGTGGCGCAGTTGTCGGTTCAATGTTAGCGCTATTACTCTGCCCGAACGGTGATGAAGAACAAGAAGTGGCAGCTGTTGAAAAACCTGTCTGTGCTGTAGAACCACCTCCAGGTGCTTTAGTCGACCAAAATGGCTGCGCATATGACACTGATAAAGACGGTGTTTATGACGGTATTGATATGTGCCAACAAACTCCTCCTGGTGTCACTGTTGACCGTGTAGGTTGTGCGTTAGACTCTGATGGTGATGCAGTGCCTGATTATAAAGATCTGTGCCCTAACACACCGAAAGGCGTTATCGTTGACCAAGATGGTTGCCCATTAGCAGGTGAAAAAGTATTGTCTTTAGAAGGTGTTAACTTCGCATTTGATAAAGCAACTTTGACTGATGATGCGAAACAAATTCTTGAAGAAGCGGTAGCTGTTCTGAAAGATACTGACAGTGTTGTTGAAGTCCGTGTTGAAGGCCACACTGATAGCATCGGTAGTGAAGCTTACAACCAAAAACTGTCACAAGAACGTGCACAGTCTGTTGTTGATTACCTGACTTCACGTGGTATTAACGGTAGCTACCTGATTCCAGTCGGTATGGGCGAAAAATTCCCAGTTGCCACCAACGATACAGAAGCTGGAAGAGCGAAAAACCGTCGTGTTGACTTCGTTGTAAACGAATAA
- a CDS encoding YggS family pyridoxal phosphate-dependent enzyme, with product MTDVKKRFQQIHHEISTSVSAAKRDPQSVQLLAVSKTWPADALREVAALGQRQFGENYLQEALDKIDALADLDLEWHFIGPIQSNKTRDIAGHFDWVQSVDREKIARRLNEHRPDSLAPLNVCIQINIDEEETKSGTSPEKLLTLADYIATLDKLNLRGLMVIPSLKNSVADEKDSFSRAYELFQQLRHKYPQVDTLSMGMTADMSTAIACGSTMVRIGTALFGQREKR from the coding sequence ATGACAGATGTAAAAAAACGTTTCCAACAAATTCATCACGAAATAAGCACATCGGTATCAGCGGCAAAACGTGATCCACAATCGGTGCAGTTACTGGCTGTTAGCAAAACATGGCCAGCCGATGCCCTGCGTGAAGTAGCCGCATTAGGCCAACGCCAGTTTGGTGAAAATTACCTGCAGGAAGCCTTAGATAAAATTGACGCTTTAGCCGATCTTGATTTGGAGTGGCATTTCATTGGTCCTATCCAATCAAATAAAACCCGAGATATCGCCGGGCATTTTGACTGGGTTCAGAGTGTCGACAGAGAAAAAATTGCCCGTCGTTTAAATGAGCACAGACCTGACTCACTGGCACCACTCAATGTCTGCATACAAATCAACATTGACGAAGAAGAGACCAAGTCCGGTACCAGCCCAGAAAAGTTACTGACATTAGCTGACTACATTGCAACACTCGATAAGCTCAATCTAAGAGGACTGATGGTGATTCCCTCGCTCAAAAACTCCGTCGCCGATGAAAAAGACAGCTTCTCACGTGCTTACGAACTTTTTCAGCAATTACGTCATAAATACCCGCAGGTAGATACCTTATCTATGGGAATGACAGCAGACATGTCTACAGCCATCGCTTGCGGCAGTACAATGGTACGTATTGGTACAGCATTATTTGGACAACGTGAGAAACGTTAG
- a CDS encoding YggT family protein has protein sequence MTSSYISNPLIFLIDTLIYLYMVVVALRLIMQWAHWEYHNPMVQFIIKLTQVPVKFLRRFIPAAGRWDTATLVLLIVVALIKIIAVGMLAGVLPKGLFWLTILFAELFQLFINIFTVSIIIEVILSWVTPAGSYNPVAPLVGKMNAPLLRPVRRTIPPVAGVDLSPLFVLLGLQVLSMLVMPLLAGRYI, from the coding sequence ATGACTAGTAGTTATATCAGTAATCCGCTTATTTTTCTTATCGATACCCTCATCTATTTATACATGGTTGTTGTTGCGCTGCGCTTGATTATGCAGTGGGCCCACTGGGAGTATCACAATCCTATGGTGCAGTTTATTATCAAACTCACCCAGGTACCGGTGAAGTTTCTTCGCCGTTTTATTCCTGCCGCAGGTCGTTGGGATACGGCCACTCTGGTATTACTGATTGTTGTAGCACTGATAAAAATCATTGCCGTTGGCATGCTCGCTGGCGTATTACCCAAAGGTCTTTTCTGGCTGACAATACTCTTTGCAGAACTATTTCAGCTGTTTATCAATATTTTCACCGTCAGCATTATTATCGAAGTGATATTAAGTTGGGTCACGCCCGCAGGAAGTTATAATCCAGTGGCGCCCTTAGTCGGTAAGATGAATGCTCCCTTACTTCGTCCAGTTAGAAGAACCATTCCGCCTGTTGCAGGTGTAGACTTATCTCCACTGTTTGTATTACTGGGATTACAAGTTTTATCGATGTTAGTCATGCCGCTATTAGCAGGTCGCTATATATGA
- the proC gene encoding pyrroline-5-carboxylate reductase — protein MKQCTIAFIGGGNMARSLIGGLISNQFTAENIHVSDANTEALDNLASRYNVKTFTDNLAAIADADVIILAVKPQQLQSVIRQIAPAWQQDKLLISIAAGIRLNDISRWLDFEGAAIVRAMPNTPSLVQAGATALCANDYVTSAQHELAESMLRAVGLALWISDEKQMDAVTALSGSGPAYFFLVLEALQTAGMELGLPEETARLLALETSFGAAKMALESDESACVLRQRVTSPGGTTERALDVFEQGDLRGLFKQALTAAAQRADELAEQLGQDYD, from the coding sequence ATGAAACAATGCACGATCGCATTTATTGGTGGCGGCAATATGGCGCGTAGCCTGATTGGTGGCCTGATAAGCAACCAGTTTACTGCAGAAAACATTCACGTTTCGGATGCGAATACCGAAGCTTTGGATAATTTAGCCTCACGCTACAATGTAAAAACCTTTACTGATAATCTCGCCGCAATTGCCGATGCAGATGTCATCATCCTGGCTGTGAAACCGCAACAGCTGCAATCGGTTATTCGTCAAATAGCACCCGCATGGCAGCAGGATAAATTACTCATCTCCATCGCTGCTGGAATCAGGTTAAATGACATTTCTCGCTGGTTAGACTTTGAAGGTGCTGCTATCGTCAGAGCTATGCCAAATACACCCTCGCTGGTTCAGGCAGGCGCTACCGCACTCTGTGCCAATGACTATGTGACATCTGCACAACATGAGCTGGCTGAATCCATGCTTAGAGCTGTTGGTCTGGCATTATGGATTAGTGATGAAAAACAGATGGATGCCGTAACCGCCTTATCTGGCAGCGGACCAGCCTATTTCTTCCTGGTACTTGAAGCCCTGCAAACAGCAGGAATGGAGTTAGGTCTTCCAGAAGAAACTGCCAGATTATTAGCACTGGAAACCAGTTTCGGTGCTGCTAAAATGGCACTGGAAAGTGATGAATCGGCCTGCGTGCTTCGTCAGCGAGTCACCTCACCAGGTGGCACAACAGAACGTGCCCTAGATGTGTTTGAACAAGGTGATTTACGAGGCTTGTTTAAACAAGCACTCACAGCGGCAGCGCAGCGGGCTGATGAACTGGCTGAACAATTAGGACAAGACTATGACTAG
- a CDS encoding type IV pilus twitching motility protein PilT: protein MDITELLAFSAKNNASDLHVSSGEPPMIRVDGDIKRINLPAMEHKDVHAMIYDIMNDKQRKDFEEFLEADFSFEVPGLARFRVNAFNQNRGAAAVFRTIPSKVLSLEELGAPDIFKTIADNHRGIVLVTGPTGSGKSTTLAGMINYRNEKDNEHILTIEDPIEFVHQSKKCLINQREVHRDTHGFSEALRSALREDPDIILVGELRDLETIRLALTAAETGHLVFGTLHTSSAAKTIDRIIDVFPAAEKDMVRSMLSESLRAVISQTLMKKVGGGRIAAHEIMIGTPAIRNLIREDKVPQMYSAIQTGGAIGMQTLDQCLQDLVRRQKVTKQEALPRAVNKDLFR, encoded by the coding sequence ATGGATATTACTGAATTGCTTGCGTTCAGCGCAAAAAACAATGCTTCGGATTTACATGTTTCGTCAGGTGAGCCGCCAATGATTCGTGTGGATGGTGATATCAAGCGCATTAATCTGCCGGCGATGGAACATAAAGATGTCCACGCGATGATTTATGACATTATGAATGATAAACAGCGTAAGGATTTTGAAGAGTTCCTTGAGGCTGATTTTTCATTTGAAGTGCCGGGGCTGGCGCGTTTTCGTGTTAATGCGTTTAATCAGAACCGTGGTGCTGCTGCCGTTTTCAGAACGATTCCATCAAAAGTACTCAGTCTGGAAGAACTGGGCGCTCCCGATATTTTTAAAACCATCGCGGATAATCATCGCGGTATTGTGTTGGTCACCGGGCCTACAGGTTCAGGTAAGTCCACTACGTTGGCCGGCATGATTAATTATCGAAATGAAAAAGATAATGAACATATTCTGACGATTGAAGACCCAATCGAATTTGTGCATCAAAGTAAAAAATGTTTGATTAATCAGCGTGAAGTGCATCGTGATACACATGGCTTTAGTGAAGCACTTCGAAGTGCGCTGCGTGAAGATCCGGATATTATCCTGGTCGGTGAGTTACGTGATCTGGAGACAATCAGACTGGCGCTGACAGCCGCAGAAACCGGGCATTTGGTGTTTGGTACCTTACATACATCTTCGGCAGCCAAAACTATTGACCGGATTATTGATGTTTTCCCTGCTGCGGAAAAAGACATGGTGCGCTCCATGTTGTCAGAATCATTGCGTGCCGTTATTTCCCAGACATTGATGAAGAAAGTGGGAGGCGGACGCATCGCTGCACATGAAATTATGATTGGTACTCCGGCTATCAGAAACCTGATTCGAGAAGACAAAGTACCGCAGATGTACTCGGCTATTCAGACGGGCGGCGCTATTGGAATGCAAACCTTAGATCAGTGTTTGCAGGATTTAGTCAGACGACAAAAGGTCACCAAACAAGAGGCATTACCACGTGCTGTTAATAAAGACTTATTCCGTTAG
- a CDS encoding PilT/PilU family type 4a pilus ATPase — MEIVTILKAAVKHDASDVFITAGRPVTLKVNGRMATLSQEALQDDEARDLVLSTMSDAQKKTFEREKECNYALETKGAGRFRISALYQRNKIAMVMRRIKDEIPTIEEIHVPQVIKELSMTKRGLVIFVGATGSGKSTTLAAMIGYRNQNSTGHILTIEDPIEFDHKHAGCVVTQREVGIDTDSYEVALRNSLRQAPDVIMIGEIRTRETMDYGVAFAETGHLCLSTLHANNANQAMDRIINFFPEERHQQLFLDLSLNLKAVIAQRLIPKKDGSGRAVAVEVLLNTPLIADLIEKGKIYEIKEVMKRSKELGMQTFDQAVYDLYKAGDISYEEALRNADSANEVRLMIKLGMESGELAKDSSVSSLSLQAEPEDVIGRM, encoded by the coding sequence ATGGAAATTGTCACGATACTAAAAGCCGCTGTGAAACATGATGCCTCAGATGTATTTATTACCGCTGGCCGCCCGGTTACCTTGAAAGTGAATGGCCGAATGGCAACGCTCTCTCAGGAAGCACTGCAGGATGATGAGGCCAGAGATTTAGTACTGAGCACGATGTCAGATGCTCAGAAAAAAACATTTGAACGTGAAAAAGAGTGTAATTATGCACTGGAGACTAAAGGTGCAGGTCGCTTTCGTATCAGCGCGCTTTACCAGCGAAATAAAATTGCTATGGTCATGCGCCGTATCAAAGATGAAATTCCTACCATTGAAGAAATTCATGTGCCTCAGGTCATCAAAGAATTATCGATGACAAAACGTGGCTTAGTGATATTTGTCGGGGCGACAGGCAGTGGTAAGTCAACCACATTGGCGGCGATGATCGGTTATCGCAATCAAAACAGTACAGGCCACATTCTGACGATTGAAGATCCTATTGAGTTTGATCATAAGCATGCCGGATGTGTGGTGACACAAAGGGAAGTGGGGATTGATACTGATTCGTATGAAGTGGCTTTACGCAATTCACTGCGTCAGGCGCCGGATGTCATCATGATTGGTGAGATACGTACACGTGAGACCATGGATTACGGTGTGGCCTTTGCAGAAACCGGCCATCTTTGTTTATCCACCTTACACGCTAATAATGCGAATCAGGCAATGGATAGGATTATCAACTTTTTCCCTGAAGAGCGTCATCAACAATTATTTTTGGATCTTTCATTAAATCTTAAAGCGGTTATTGCTCAGAGACTCATTCCTAAAAAGGATGGCTCGGGCAGGGCTGTTGCGGTTGAAGTACTTCTTAATACGCCGCTGATTGCTGATTTGATTGAGAAAGGCAAGATTTATGAAATCAAAGAAGTAATGAAACGTTCTAAAGAGCTTGGGATGCAGACGTTCGATCAAGCTGTCTATGATTTATATAAAGCAGGTGATATTAGCTACGAAGAAGCTTTACGTAATGCCGATTCAGCCAATGAAGTACGCTTAATGATCAAGCTAGGCATGGAGTCCGGCGAATTAGCCAAAGATAGTTCAGTTTCCAGTTTGTCATTACAAGCTGAACCCGAAGATGTGATAGGGCGTATGTGA
- the pstA gene encoding phosphate ABC transporter permease PstA produces MSQLQMEEPVLPPRIELPALEKNLFEVRALKNYFLTSMVWVLAVLASIPLFSVIYMLIVQGGARLDMEAITALPPAGFEMGGGFGNAIVGTLTMVGIASAISIPIGIMAALYLSILNPSSKIATLSRFLAKVLTGFPSILAGVFVYAVIVITTGTYSAWAGGVALAVLMLPTVTLAAEEAMKQVPQKMKDAAFGMGCTRTQVILKVVLPTALPGILTGVILAVAGAAGESAPLLFTALFSNYYMAELAEPTASLSILIYNFSGMPFENQLELAWAASLVLVLLVLFFNILARVVGRSKFKE; encoded by the coding sequence ATGAGTCAATTACAAATGGAAGAGCCAGTATTACCTCCCAGAATTGAATTACCAGCGCTGGAAAAAAATCTTTTTGAGGTCAGAGCCTTAAAAAATTACTTCCTGACTTCTATGGTCTGGGTATTGGCGGTACTCGCCAGCATCCCCTTATTTTCAGTGATTTATATGCTGATTGTTCAGGGTGGCGCAAGACTGGATATGGAAGCGATTACCGCCTTACCACCAGCCGGGTTTGAAATGGGCGGTGGTTTTGGTAACGCGATTGTCGGTACTTTAACCATGGTCGGCATTGCCTCAGCCATCAGCATTCCGATTGGTATCATGGCTGCGCTTTATTTATCCATACTGAACCCGTCAAGCAAAATCGCAACATTGTCACGCTTTTTAGCCAAAGTATTGACTGGTTTTCCTTCAATTTTAGCGGGTGTGTTTGTCTACGCTGTAATTGTTATTACCACAGGTACATACTCGGCTTGGGCAGGTGGTGTGGCATTAGCTGTTTTGATGTTACCAACAGTCACATTGGCCGCTGAAGAAGCCATGAAGCAAGTGCCACAAAAAATGAAAGATGCTGCATTTGGAATGGGCTGTACACGTACTCAAGTGATTTTGAAAGTCGTGCTACCGACGGCTTTACCAGGCATTCTGACTGGTGTGATATTGGCTGTAGCAGGTGCTGCAGGTGAATCGGCGCCTTTGCTGTTCACTGCCTTATTTAGTAACTACTACATGGCTGAACTAGCTGAACCTACAGCCTCTTTATCCATACTGATTTACAACTTTTCTGGCATGCCATTTGAAAATCAGCTTGAATTAGCTTGGGCAGCCTCACTGGTACTTGTCTTACTTGTGCTGTTTTTCAATATTCTGGCCCGCGTTGTCGGCAGATCGAAATTTAAAGAATAA